One Chloroflexota bacterium DNA segment encodes these proteins:
- a CDS encoding nucleotide exchange factor GrpE: protein MQIPVRVTEPEDEDRRAAQPEPTPAAQEPTPAPERPAPAQEEVDWRDLALRLQAEMENFRKRQQRLAQEQIASDRERMLRGVLPVADNLERALAHSDARDGLRQGVALTRDLLMQWLRQQGVEPLDPTGKPFDPTWHEAVGTVPSADYGVEPQTVVAVSEVGYRLNDRLLRPAKVIVAV from the coding sequence GTGCAGATACCGGTGAGAGTTACAGAACCCGAGGACGAGGATCGGCGAGCGGCCCAGCCCGAACCTACCCCTGCGGCCCAGGAGCCCACGCCCGCCCCCGAGCGACCCGCTCCCGCGCAGGAGGAGGTGGACTGGCGCGACCTGGCGTTGCGCTTGCAGGCCGAGATGGAGAACTTCCGCAAGCGCCAACAGCGCCTGGCCCAGGAGCAAATCGCTTCGGATCGCGAGCGGATGCTGCGGGGCGTGCTGCCCGTGGCCGACAACCTGGAGCGCGCCCTGGCCCATTCCGACGCGCGGGACGGCCTGCGCCAGGGTGTGGCGCTCACCCGCGACTTGCTGATGCAATGGCTGCGGCAGCAGGGCGTGGAGCCGCTGGACCCCACGGGGAAGCCGTTTGACCCCACCTGGCACGAGGCGGTGGGCACGGTGCCCAGCGCCGACTACGGCGTGGAGCCGCAGACGGTGGTGGCCGTGAGCGAGGTGGGCTACAGGCTGAACGACCGCCTGCTGCGCCCCGCCAAGGTCATCGTGGCAGTCTAG
- a CDS encoding DnaJ domain-containing protein has translation MEYKDYYKILGVSKNATEKEIKQAFRKLARQYHPDMNPNNPQAEARFKEINEAYEVLSDPEKRKKYDQLGADWVRWQQAGGQPGDFDWSRWTTWGTGAQGPHVRYATADDLRDLFGDSSPFSDFFSQIFGGMGTGRTRTEGFGFRTRPQRGQDYEQDVEITLEEAFHGTTRTLQRDGERLDVKIPRGADTGTRVRIAGKGAPGVAGGPAGDIYLRVKVLPHPRFERKGDDLYTTVPVDLYTAVLGGEVRVPTLEGDVLLKIPPATQNGRVFRLRGKGMPLLRKPDERGDLLAKVEVQLPTRLTAEQRRLFEELRRLSM, from the coding sequence ATGGAATACAAGGACTACTACAAGATACTCGGCGTAAGCAAGAACGCCACCGAAAAAGAGATCAAGCAGGCATTCCGCAAACTGGCGCGCCAGTATCACCCGGACATGAACCCGAACAACCCGCAGGCCGAAGCGCGTTTCAAGGAGATCAACGAGGCCTACGAGGTGCTGTCGGACCCGGAGAAGCGCAAGAAGTACGATCAGTTGGGCGCGGACTGGGTGCGGTGGCAGCAGGCTGGCGGCCAGCCGGGCGATTTTGACTGGAGCCGGTGGACCACGTGGGGCACCGGAGCACAGGGACCCCACGTGCGGTACGCCACCGCCGACGACCTGCGCGACCTGTTCGGCGATTCCAGCCCGTTCTCCGATTTCTTCAGCCAGATTTTCGGCGGGATGGGCACCGGACGGACGCGGACGGAGGGGTTCGGGTTCCGTACGCGTCCCCAACGCGGCCAGGACTACGAGCAGGATGTGGAGATCACGCTGGAGGAAGCCTTCCACGGGACGACCCGCACGCTCCAGCGGGACGGCGAGCGCCTGGATGTGAAGATTCCGAGGGGCGCCGACACGGGCACCCGCGTGCGGATCGCGGGCAAGGGCGCGCCTGGGGTGGCCGGAGGCCCTGCGGGCGACATCTACCTGCGCGTCAAAGTGCTGCCCCACCCGCGCTTTGAGCGCAAGGGCGACGACCTGTACACCACGGTGCCGGTGGATCTGTACACCGCGGTCTTGGGCGGCGAAGTGCGCGTGCCCACGCTGGAAGGCGACGTGCTGCTGAAGATCCCGCCGGCCACGCAGAACGGGCGCGTGTTCCGTCTGCGCGGCAAGGGGATGCCGCTGCTGCGCAAGCCCGACGAGCGGGGCGACCTGCTGGCCAAGGTGGAGGTGCAGTTGCCGACGCGCCTGACGGCCGAGCAGCGCCGCCTGTTTGAGGAACTGCGCCGCCTTTCCATGTAG